A genomic window from Salvelinus namaycush isolate Seneca chromosome 5, SaNama_1.0, whole genome shotgun sequence includes:
- the LOC120047150 gene encoding neurexophilin-1-like translates to MTPLFYSGRIRPVCLIARRAADEENVYFFVTSAHSSASGSSDVLKSESPKSRAKDLWTTDTSKDLSISRRLSQTFYDKNLSGLDLNYDKLEPYSKQELWDWLHNTSSLHDPRSRSKRRPIVKTGKFKKMFGWGDFHSNIKTVKFNLLITGKIVDHGNGTFSVYFRHNATGQGNVSVGLVPPTKAVEFQLQQSTVLEPKDTRLFNCRVEYEKVEKGTRKSLCSHDPSQSCPQEQTQSHVSWLCSKPFKVICIYISFYSTDYKLVQKVCPDYNYHSDTPYLPTG, encoded by the exons ATGACGCCGCTGTTCTACAGTGGCAGAATTCGACCGGTCTGCCTGATCGCTAGAAGAGCAGCTGATGAGGAGAATGTTTACTTTTTT GTTACAAGCGCCCATTCATCTGCTTCTGGAAGTTCAGACGTTCTGAAGTCAGAGAGCCCAAAGTCAAGAGCTAAGGACCTCTGGACAACAGACACCAGCAAGGACTTATCCATCAGTCGCCGGCTCTCCCAGACCTTTTATGACAAGAACCTGTCTGGCCTGGATCTGAACTATGACAAGTTGGAACCGTACTCTAAACAGGAGCTCTGGGACTGGCTCCACAACACCTCTAGCCTTCATGACCCCCGCTCCCGATCCAAGAGGAGACCCATCGTCAAGACAGGAAAGTTCAAGAAGATGTTCGGCTGGGGCGACTTCCACTCCAACATCAAGACAGTGAAGTTCAACCTGCTGATCACCGGGAAGATCGTAGACCACGGCAACGGCACGTTCAGCGTCTACTTCCGCCACAACGCGACGGGCCAAGGCAACGTGTCGGTGGGTCTGGTGCCGCCCACAAAGGCCGTGGAGTTCCAGCTGCAGCAGTCAACAGTCCTCGAGCCCAAAGACACCAGGCTGTTCAACTGCAGGGTGGAGTACGAGAAGGTGGAGAAGGGCACCAGGAAGTCGCTGTGTTCCCACGACCCCTCGCAGAGCTGCCCTCAGGAGCAGACCCAGAGCCATGTGTCCTGGCTGTGCTCCAAGCCCTTCAAAGTCATCTGCATCTACATCTCCTTCTACAGCACCGACTACAAGCTGGTGCAGAAAGTGTGTCCGGATTACAACTACCACAGCGATACTCCCTACCTCCCCACCGGGTGA
- the LOC120047592 gene encoding islet cell autoantigen 1-like, whose translation MERGNYGGYSRECFDRFIESQDSSVVNKFQQKYWKTKQKIIKVTGKKEDEHVVASDADLDGKLEVFHSVQRTCMELLKVIEQYQRRICFLSQEENELGRFLRSQGSQDRTRAGKIMQATGKALCFSSQQRLSLRSPLSRLYQEVETFRYRAISDTWLTVNRMEQSRTEYRGALLWMKDVSQELDPDTHKQMEKFRKVQVQVRTTKTSFDKLKNDVCQKVDLLGASRCNLLSHVLTTYQTTLLHFWEKTSHTMAAIHESFKGCQQYEFSTIKSLQDPMDKLSSQGSKKKREKKVITKTDLEETADDQLISIDPNEESNEEAQTKTPSGQFFEEIDLNRQMTGPEDLLSAFSRQEQEEGGERDSMALLNEILGSTSLDEGEFSQEWQEVFGKGDQGSRATSRGGLVEPQQEEDSSIFLPSHLLDQNRNRNNLQSSLSDWATSIPQPISQATEQSSGANQNPSRPTAMRETPETAKDLSAWFNLFADLDPLSNPDAVGRSGQEHELHNA comes from the exons ATGGAGAGGGGGAATTA TGGTGGCTACTCGCGGGAGTGTTTTGACCGCTTTATTGAAAGCCAAGACTCGTCTGTTGTGAACAAGTTCCAGCAAAAATACTGGAAAACCAAACAGAAGATCATCAAGGTCACGGGAAAGAAAGAGGACGAACATGTCGTGGCGTCAGACGCAGACCTGGATGGCAAGCTGGAG GTGTTTCACTCTGTCCAGAGAACGTGCATGGAGCTATTGAAGGTGATCGAGCAGTACCAGAGAAGAATCTGCT TTCTATCCCAGGAGGAGAATGAGTTGGGGCGGTTCCTGCGCTCACAGGGCTCCCAGGACCGGACCAGGGCTGGAAAGATCATGCAGGCTACCGGGAAGGCCCTCTGCTTCTCCTCCCAGCAGAG GCTGTCTCTGCGTAGTCCTTTGTCTCGCCTCTACCAGGAGGTGGAGACTTTCCGATACCGGGCCATCTCTGACACCTGGCTGACGGTGAACCGCATGGAACAGTCCAGGACGGAATACCGTGGAGCACTGCTCTGGATGAAGGATGTATCCCAGGAGCTCGatccagacacacacaaacagatggAGAAATTCCGCAAG GTTCAAGTGCAGGTGCGAACCACTAAAACAAGCTTTGACAAACTGAAGAATGATGTCTGCCAGAAAGTCGATTTATTAGGAGCCAGCCGCTGCAATCTGCTTTCTCATGTTTTAACCACATACCAG ACCACCCTGTTGCACTTCTGGGAGAAGACGTCTCACACTATGGCTGCCATTCATGAGAGCTTTAAGGGCTGCCAGCAATATGAGTTCTCTACAATCAAG AGCCTCCAAGACCCCATGGATAAACTGTCATCTCAGGGATcaaagaaaaagagggagaagaaagTCATAACAAAGACCGATCTTGAGGAGACTGCAGATGACCA ACTTATCTCAATAGATCCCAATGAAGAGTCCAATGAAGAAG CTCAAACTAAGACACCTTCTGGACAATTCTTTGAAGAAATCGACCTTAATAGACAAATGACAG GGCCTGAGGATCTTCTCTCAGCCTTCTCTCGTCAGGAGCAggaagagggtggagagagggacagcATGGCCTTGTTGAATGAGATTCTGGGCAGCACGTCTCTGGATGAGGGCGAGTTCTCACAGGAGTGGCAGGAGGTGTTTGGTAAGGGGGACCAGGGGAGCAGAGCCACTAGTAGAGGGGGCCTAGTGGAACCCCAGCAGGAGGAAGACTCTTCCATCTTCCTCCCATCTCACCTCCTGGAccagaacaggaacaggaacaatctCCAATCTTCGCTCTCAG ATTGGGCCACGAGCATTCCACAGCCCATCTCCCAGGCAACAGAGCAATCATCTGGAGCCAATCAGAACCCCTCTAGGCCAACAGCAATGAGAG AGACGCCAGAGACCGCCAAAGACCTTTCAGCCTGGTTTAACCTGTTCGCCGACTTGGACCCTCTGTCGAACCCAGACGCAGTAGGCAGGAGTGGTCAGGAGCATGAGCTTCACAACGCATAG